From Coffea arabica cultivar ET-39 chromosome 2e, Coffea Arabica ET-39 HiFi, whole genome shotgun sequence, the proteins below share one genomic window:
- the LOC140004535 gene encoding protein HIGH CHLOROPHYLL FLUORESCENCE PHENOTYPE 173, chloroplastic-like isoform X1 has protein sequence MDCYCCYTQARPSSSTTPILNFQSVSAVNRNFSVKNLHPRVLPSPGSCRQFGRLSDQFRPFIYQRNSELPSLRTYRGRISSEAGRQGWDFGRFLKTFYFFNGPPSPAKFFEFLIEKLSNPSPSKTENRMDPSGVILVAGATGGVGRRVYDILRSKGYTVKVLVRNEDKARRMLGPDVDMIVGDITKASTLVREYFKGVRKVINAVSVIVGPKEGDTPDRAKYSQGIKFFEPEIKGASPEMVEYIGMKNLINAVKESVGIHRGKLVFGFEENLTRELAWGALDDVVMGGVSESSFVIDPTGGEKGGPTGVFRGVVSTANNGGFTSIRTKNFPVPEDLSAYDGLELRLKGDGRRYKLIVRTSRDWDTVGYTLSFDTIEGQWQSIQLPFSSLRPVFRARTVSDAPPFDARQIASLQLMFSKFEYDGKLNPTFKEGPFQLPVSSIKTFMKEPVTPRFVHVSSAGVTRPERPGLDLSKQPPAVRLNKELGFILTFKLKGEDLIRESGIPHTIVRPCALTEEPAGADLIFDQGDNITGKISREEIARICIAALESPYACDKTFEVKSVIPFSEPYTVDPANPPPEKDYNQYFKSLKDGITGKESLEKSPAAV, from the exons ATGGACTGTTACTGCTGCTATACTCAAGCTAGGCCATCATCTTCCACAACACCAATTCTCAACTTCCAG AGTGTCTCTGCAGTTAATAGAAACTTTTCTGTGAAAAATCTGCATCCAAGAGTGCTGCCGTCTCCTGGATCTTGTCGACAATTTGGTCGACTCAGTGACCAATTTCGGCCTTTCATTTACCAAAGAAACTCAGAATTACCCTCTTTAAGAACATACAGGGGTCGAATTTCCTCAGAAGCTGGAAGGCAAGGCTGGGACTTTGGCCGATTTCTAAAGACATTCTACTTCTTTAACGGGCCTCCTTCTCCTGCAAAG TTCTTTGAATTTCTGATTGAGAAACTGTCCAATCCATCACCTAGCAAAACAGAAAACAGAATGGACCCTTCAGGTGTAATCCTTGTGGCTGGAGCAACAGGTGGTGTTGGGAGAAGAGTATATGACATTTTGCGTAGTAAAGGATATACCGTTAAAGTGCTG GTCAGAAATGAAGATAAAGCAAGAAGAATGTTAGGTCCAGATGTTGACATG ATAGTTGGAGATATCACGAAGGCCAGCACTTTGGTTCGTGAATATTTTAAAGGAgttagaaaggttataaatGCTGTTTCAGTTATTGTGGGCCCAAAGGAAGGGGATACTCCTGACAGGGCCAAGTACAGTCAG GGAATCAAGTTTTTTGAACCAGAG ATTAAAGGTGCATCACCTGAAATGGTGGAGTATATTGGGATGAAGAATTTGATCAATGCTGTAAAAGAAAGTGTAGGAATTCATCGTGGAAAGCTAGTTTTTGGGTTTGAAG AAAATTTAACTAGAGAACTCGCTTGGGGCGCTTTGGATGATGTTGTGATGGGAGGAGTGAGTGAAAGCTCATTTGTAATAGATCCAACTGGTGGTGAAAAAGGTGGACCAACTGGAGTTTTCAGAG GAGTTGTTTCCACTGCAAACAATGGAGGTTTTACAAGTATCAGGACAAAG AACTTTCCAGTTCCAGAAGATCTTTCTGCATATGATGGTCTAGAGCTACGACTAAAAGGTGATGGACGCCGTTATAAATTAATTGTTCGCACTAGCCGTGATTGGGACACTGTGGGTTACACATTGAGCTTTGATACAATAGAGGGGCAATGGCAATCG ATTCAATTACCTTTCTCTTCTCTGAGGCCTGTATTTCGAGCACGTACAGTGTCAGATGCTCCACCTTTTGATGCCCGCCAAATTGCATCATTGCAG CTCATGTTCAGTAAGTTCGAGTATGATGGTAAATTAAACCCCACATTCAAAGAAGGTCCATTTCAACTTCCAGTATCAAGCATAAAAACATTTATGAAGGAACCAGTTACTCCAAG GTTTGTCCATGTGAGTTCTGCTGGGGTTACGAGGCCTGAAAGACCTGGACTCGATTTAAGCAAGCAACCTCCTGCTGTGCGTTTAAACAAGGAATTGGGATTTATTCTGACATTCAAGTTGAAG GGAGAGGATTTAATACGGGAAAGTGGGATACCTCATACAATTGTTAGGCCTTGTGCATTAACTGAGGAGCCTGCCGGAGCTGATCTCATATTTGATCAAGGGGACAATATCACG GGAAAAATATCTAGGGAAGAGATTGCCCGAATATGTATTGCTGCTCTGGAGAGCCCATATGCATGTGACAAGACGTTTGAG GTTAAAAGCGTCATTCCCTTTAGTGAGCCATATACAGTGGATCCTGCTAATCCTCCCCCTGAGAAAGACTATAATCAGTACTTCAAGAGTCTGAAAGATGGCATTACAGGAAAAGAGAGCTTAGAGAAATCTCCTGCTGCGGTATGA
- the LOC140004535 gene encoding protein HIGH CHLOROPHYLL FLUORESCENCE PHENOTYPE 173, chloroplastic-like isoform X2 codes for MDCYCCYTQARPSSSTTPILNFQSVSAVNRNFSVKNLHPRVLPSPGSCRQFGRLSDQFRPFIYQRNSELPSLRTYRGRISSEAGRQGWDFGRFLKTFYFFNGPPSPAKVRNEDKARRMLGPDVDMIVGDITKASTLVREYFKGVRKVINAVSVIVGPKEGDTPDRAKYSQGIKFFEPEIKGASPEMVEYIGMKNLINAVKESVGIHRGKLVFGFEENLTRELAWGALDDVVMGGVSESSFVIDPTGGEKGGPTGVFRGVVSTANNGGFTSIRTKNFPVPEDLSAYDGLELRLKGDGRRYKLIVRTSRDWDTVGYTLSFDTIEGQWQSIQLPFSSLRPVFRARTVSDAPPFDARQIASLQLMFSKFEYDGKLNPTFKEGPFQLPVSSIKTFMKEPVTPRFVHVSSAGVTRPERPGLDLSKQPPAVRLNKELGFILTFKLKGEDLIRESGIPHTIVRPCALTEEPAGADLIFDQGDNITGKISREEIARICIAALESPYACDKTFEVKSVIPFSEPYTVDPANPPPEKDYNQYFKSLKDGITGKESLEKSPAAV; via the exons ATGGACTGTTACTGCTGCTATACTCAAGCTAGGCCATCATCTTCCACAACACCAATTCTCAACTTCCAG AGTGTCTCTGCAGTTAATAGAAACTTTTCTGTGAAAAATCTGCATCCAAGAGTGCTGCCGTCTCCTGGATCTTGTCGACAATTTGGTCGACTCAGTGACCAATTTCGGCCTTTCATTTACCAAAGAAACTCAGAATTACCCTCTTTAAGAACATACAGGGGTCGAATTTCCTCAGAAGCTGGAAGGCAAGGCTGGGACTTTGGCCGATTTCTAAAGACATTCTACTTCTTTAACGGGCCTCCTTCTCCTGCAAAG GTCAGAAATGAAGATAAAGCAAGAAGAATGTTAGGTCCAGATGTTGACATG ATAGTTGGAGATATCACGAAGGCCAGCACTTTGGTTCGTGAATATTTTAAAGGAgttagaaaggttataaatGCTGTTTCAGTTATTGTGGGCCCAAAGGAAGGGGATACTCCTGACAGGGCCAAGTACAGTCAG GGAATCAAGTTTTTTGAACCAGAG ATTAAAGGTGCATCACCTGAAATGGTGGAGTATATTGGGATGAAGAATTTGATCAATGCTGTAAAAGAAAGTGTAGGAATTCATCGTGGAAAGCTAGTTTTTGGGTTTGAAG AAAATTTAACTAGAGAACTCGCTTGGGGCGCTTTGGATGATGTTGTGATGGGAGGAGTGAGTGAAAGCTCATTTGTAATAGATCCAACTGGTGGTGAAAAAGGTGGACCAACTGGAGTTTTCAGAG GAGTTGTTTCCACTGCAAACAATGGAGGTTTTACAAGTATCAGGACAAAG AACTTTCCAGTTCCAGAAGATCTTTCTGCATATGATGGTCTAGAGCTACGACTAAAAGGTGATGGACGCCGTTATAAATTAATTGTTCGCACTAGCCGTGATTGGGACACTGTGGGTTACACATTGAGCTTTGATACAATAGAGGGGCAATGGCAATCG ATTCAATTACCTTTCTCTTCTCTGAGGCCTGTATTTCGAGCACGTACAGTGTCAGATGCTCCACCTTTTGATGCCCGCCAAATTGCATCATTGCAG CTCATGTTCAGTAAGTTCGAGTATGATGGTAAATTAAACCCCACATTCAAAGAAGGTCCATTTCAACTTCCAGTATCAAGCATAAAAACATTTATGAAGGAACCAGTTACTCCAAG GTTTGTCCATGTGAGTTCTGCTGGGGTTACGAGGCCTGAAAGACCTGGACTCGATTTAAGCAAGCAACCTCCTGCTGTGCGTTTAAACAAGGAATTGGGATTTATTCTGACATTCAAGTTGAAG GGAGAGGATTTAATACGGGAAAGTGGGATACCTCATACAATTGTTAGGCCTTGTGCATTAACTGAGGAGCCTGCCGGAGCTGATCTCATATTTGATCAAGGGGACAATATCACG GGAAAAATATCTAGGGAAGAGATTGCCCGAATATGTATTGCTGCTCTGGAGAGCCCATATGCATGTGACAAGACGTTTGAG GTTAAAAGCGTCATTCCCTTTAGTGAGCCATATACAGTGGATCCTGCTAATCCTCCCCCTGAGAAAGACTATAATCAGTACTTCAAGAGTCTGAAAGATGGCATTACAGGAAAAGAGAGCTTAGAGAAATCTCCTGCTGCGGTATGA